One Mobula hypostoma chromosome 5, sMobHyp1.1, whole genome shotgun sequence DNA segment encodes these proteins:
- the LOC134346899 gene encoding uncharacterized protein LOC134346899 isoform X6 — MTEVRYQREVADGEAGPNQVKQVCQKFQILEDQTVAHVLQEQEVEEHLAANRLKAQQVRVNLTVARRLQEEEDEQSQRLDRKLCRQSKMDLENHCKQTSEEEFPQWDETRQRSHTEQRKNRVRRFSGETGRRSKEGAVKEKRAEASPWHGIRYSQPRSRQPFIASKRGENAEWCRREGEPDRPHRRLDVEGEHEANGFGTPQEMDVGQQRQWSPASCWDYIKQAEEGGDSPEGGDPLARTHGQLKGQRTRRGPEGRADSRVASTPGHLAVLPPAGSTDEDEYNAFQGSVSDSESRQRCRRSRGELRAMRARTMSEDGHRTTRDRRGHKRSSPGPHLPVAETPPRPQEQLAMERRAVDFHPPLGPTGELMQSGRWKVGGGRTPLTTKGLGMENHWPLSRKEREANYPLAGDQKHIHRPLAVSQKHVHRLLAGDQKDDRRPLAGDQKHDRRPLAGDQKHDRRPLAGDQKHVHCPLAGDQKHVHRPLAGDQKHDHCPLAGDQKHDHRPLAGDQKHVHRPLAGDQKHDRRPLAGDQKHVHRPLAGDQKHVHWPLPVGEDQVHRPLPPNQRQAQYPLVTNHTLYPYIHHPPQTKAKGKQVHFLLAASDRASPSQMQLAQRDRQIQFLLDSTGKDIQSSSVGKQKRVHFPLAIGEKGIAVHSPLVKDNDAQHSLATKRKELRSPLAVKPKPIQYRLDSKDAETIIDYVLENQQGKDDWCPNRMVKSPAVREDGSGQSRDSPREVVPAKARPLVSKTPGLDREKPHRAEKDSSSYPCSGCPDVRGGSADSFGCSDGATHQPKLKWIAWRLHGEDTASRDPGMCRAEDQRRGGNRTAVVLILHRTVSLQKLANTQQEAKEVLRGMDSPPPCAAAMRPSRLYRPWNYGEFNYKRQQQTRNSFNWPGMRSLHWTC, encoded by the exons TTTGTCAGAAGTTCCAGATTCTGGAAGACCAGACGGTTGCGCACGTtttacaggagcaggaag TTGAGGAGCAccttgcagccaacaggctgaagGCCCAGCAAGTGCGGGTGAACCTTACGGTGGCGAGGCGGCTGCAGGAGGAGGAAGATGAGCAGAGCCAGAGGCTCGACCGGAAACTCTGCCGACAAAG CAAAATGGACTTGGAAAACCATTGTAAACAGACATCAGAGGAAGAGTTTCCCCAGTGGGATGAGACTAGACAGCGATCACACACAGAG CAGAGGAAGAACCGGGTGCGCAGGTTTTCAGGGGAGACGGGCCGGCGGTCCAAGGAGGGGGCTGTGAAGGAAAAGAGAGCTGAAG cttccccATGGCATGGAATCCGTTACAGCCAGCCCAGGTCTCGCCAACCCTTCATTGCAAGCAAGAGAGGGGAGAACGCTGAATGGTGCAGGCGGGAGGGAGAACCTGACCGGCCACACCGCAGGTTGGATGTGGAGGGAGAACATGAGGCAAACGGCTTTGGGACGCCTCAAGAAATGGACGTGGGGCAGCAGAGGCAATGGTCCCCAGCCAGTTGTTGGGATTACATTAAACAGGCAGAGGAGGGGGGTGATTCTCCCGAGGGTGGAGACCCACTTGCAAGGACACATGGCCAACTGAAGGGACAGAGAACCCGCCGTGGCCCTGAAGGAAGAGCGGATTCCCGGGTTGCTTCTACTCCTGGCCACCTTGCAGTTCTTCCTCCTGCAGGGTCCACCGATGAGGACGAGTACAATGCCTTTCAGGGTAGCGTGTCCGATTCAGAGTCCCGCCAGAGGTGCCGTCGGTCCAGGGGAGAGCTGCGGGCTATGCGAGCAAGAACCATGTCTGAGGATGGCCACCGGACCACCCGGGACAGACGTGGCCACAAGCGCAGTAGCCCAGGCCCCCATCTACCTGTGGCTGAGACTCCACCAAGGCCTCAAGAGCAGCTAGCTATGGAGAGGAGAGCCGTGGACTTCCACCCTCCTCTGGGGCCAACCGGTGAACTGATGCAGAGTGGTAGGTGGAAGGTTGGGGGTGGCCGAACTCCATTGACTACTAAGGGACTTGGGATGGAAAACCATTGGCCATTGagcagaaaagagagagaggcCAACTACCCATTGGCTGGTGATCAGAAGCACATCCATCGCCCATTGGCTGTCAGTCAGAAGCACGTCCATCGCCTACTGGCTGGCGATCAGAAGGACGACCGTCGCCCATTGGCTGGCGATCAGAAGCACGACCGTCGCCCATTGGCTGGCGATCAGAAGCACGACCGCCGCCCATTGGCTGGCGATCAGAAGCACGTCCATTGCCCATTGGCTGGCGATCAGAAGCACGTCCATCGCCCACTGGCTGGCGATCAGAAGCACGACCATTGCCCACTGGCTGGCGATCAGAAGCATGACCATCGCCCACTGGCTGGCGATCAGAAGCACGTCCATCGCCCACTGGCTGGTGATCAGAAGCACGACCGTCGCCCATTGGCTGGTGATCAGAAGCACGTCCATCGCCCATTGGCTGGCGATCAGAAGCATGTTCATTGGCCACTACCTGTTGGTGAAGACCAAGTCCACCGTCCATTGCCTCCCAATCAAAGGCAAGCCCAGTATCCTCTGGTTACCAACCATACTCTTtatccatatattcaccacccacCACAGACTAAAGCAAAAGGGAAGCAAGTCCATTTCCTATTGGCTGCTTCGGACAGAGCAAGTCCTAGCCAAATGCAATTGGCTCAGAGGGATAGGCAAATCCAATTTCTGTTGGATTCCACAGGAAAGGATATTCAATCCTCATCGGTTGGCAAGCAAAAGCGCGTCCATTTCCCACTAGCCATTGGAGAGAAGGGAATAGCAGTCCATAGTCCATTGGTCAAGGATAACGATGCTCAACACTCATTGGCTACCAAAAGGAAGGAACTTCGATCTCCATTGGCTGTGAAGCCAAAGCCCATTCAGTACCGATTGGACAGTAAGGATGCAGAGACGATTATTGATTATGTTTTGGAGAATCAGCAAGGAAAGGATGACTGGTGTCCAAATCGCATGGTCAAATCACCAGCTGTTCGGGAGGATGGCTCAGGGCAGAGCAGAGACAGTCCCAGAGAGGTGGTGCCAGCTAAAGCACGGCCATTGGTGTCCAAAACCCCTGGGCTTGATCGTGAGAAGCCCCACCGTGCAGAGAAGGATTCCTCCAGCTACCCGTGCAGTGGATGTCCTGATGTGAGGGGTGGCTCTGCGGACAGCTTTGGGTGCAGTGACGGGGCCACGCATCAGCCAAAGCTGAAG TGGATCGCGTGGAGGCTCCACGGGGAAGACACCGCCAGCCGAGATCCTGGGATGTGCAGGGCAGAAGACCAGAGGAGAGGAGGAAACCGGACCGCAGTCGTCCTCATTCTCCATCGGACGGTCTCCCTGCAG AAGCTGGCAAACACCCAGCAAGAAGCAAAGGAAGTGCTCCGAGGAATGGACTCCCCACCTCCCTGTGCTGCAGCGATGAGACCCTCAAGGCTCTACAGGCCCTGGAACTACGG